The region CCGAAGAGGATCTAAAGAGCCGACTCAAGCGCAAACAGGCCGACTTTCAAAACTACAAGAAGCGGGCCAAAAAGCGCCAACAACAGATCAAAGACCGAGCGACCGAGGACCTCGTCGAACGGCTCATCGGCGTTCGCGACAACATGAAACGCGCACTCGAGGAGGAAAGCGACGATACTGACAGCCTGCGCGAGGGCATCGAGATGACGATGCGCGAGTTCGACCGCATCCTCGAGGACGAGAACGTTTCAGAGATCGATCCCGACCCCGGAACCGAAAGCGACCCACAGCGCCACGAAGTCATGATGCGCGTCGACAGCGATCAGCCCGAGGGCACCATCGCCGACGTCTACACACCCGGCTACGAGATGGGCGATAAAGTCATCCAGAACGCACAGGTCACCGTCTCGAACGGCGAACTCGAGGATCTCGATGACGACTCGAGCGAGGACGACGCGGGCGAGCAATCAGACTCTGCTGGCGACGATACGGCCGACTCGACTTCAGAGGCGGACGGCGACACCAGCGAGGACGCTGGTGCAATGGCGGACGAGGACGGGACTGACGGCGACGGCAATAGCGGCGACGGAGACGACGCGGGCGATGGTGGAGATGCCATCGAACTCGGTGGTGAGGTCGAAACCGACGCAGATAGTCGCTCGGCAGCGAGCGAAGAGTAGTTCGATCCTTCTTCCCTCGGACGTAGGGGCTCATTGACAGGTCTGCCGACGATCGTTCGGATAGGTTACTCGTAGAGTGTCATCGATAGCTCCGAGAGTACCCTCGATAGAGGGCGTGTGGCTGGGATATTCGCCATTTAATCTGACTCGAGAAAGTGCCTAGTAACCTTTAAAACAAAGTGCGCACAATAGCCGTCCACGATGGCGAGCAACAAAATTCTCGGTATTGACCTCGGAACGACGAACAGCGCGTTCGCGGTGATGGAAGGCGGCGATCCGGAGATCATCGTCAACGCAGAAGGCGAACGAACGACGCCGTCCGTCGTCGCGTTTACCGACGACGACGAGCGCCTCGTCGGCAAACCCGCGAAGAATCAGGCGATTCAAAATCCCGAAAAGACGATCGCCTCGATCAAGCGCCACATCGGCGAGGACGACTACACCGTCGAGATCGACGACGAGGAGTACACCCCCGAACAGATCTCGGCGATGATCCTCCAGAAGATCAAACGCGACGCCGAAGAGTACCTCGGCGACGAGGTCGAGAAGGCCGTCATCACGGTCCCGGCGTACTTCTCGGACCGACAGCGTCAGGCGACGAAAGACGCCGGCGAGATTGCAGGGTTCGAAGTCGAGCGGATCATCAACGAGCCGACGGCGGCGTCGATGGCCTACGGCCTCGACGACGACTCCGACCAGACCGTTCTGGTTTACGACCTCGGTGGCGGAACGTTCGACGTTTCCATCCTCGACCTCGGTGGCGGCGTCTACGAAGTCGTCGCGACCAACGGTGACAACGACCTCGGTGGCGACGACTGGGACGAAGCCATCATCGACTGGCTCGCGGAGGAATTCGAAGCCGAAAACGGCGTCGACCTCCGCGAGGACCGTCAGGCACTCCAGCGACTCAAAGACGCCGCAGAGGAAGCGAAGATCGAACTCTCGAGTCGAAAGGAGACCGAGATCAACCTGCCGTTCATCACGGCGACCGACGACGGACCGGTTCACCTCGAGGAATCGCTCACGCGTGCGAAATTCGAGTCGCTCACCAGCGACCTCATCGAGCGCACCGTCGAGCCGACCGAGCAGGCACTCGAGGACGCGGGCTACGAGAAAGAAGACATCGACGAAGTACTCCTCGTCGGTGGCTCGACGCGGATGCCACAGGTCGGCGAGAAGGTCGAGGAGCTAACCGGAAAAGAGCCCCAGAAGAACGTCAACCCCGACGAGGCCGTCTCGCTGGGCGCGGCGATTCAGGGTGGTGTCCTCGGCGGTGAGGTCGACGACATCGTTCTGCTCGACGTCACGCCGCTCAGCCTCGGTATCGAGGTCAAGGGTGGCCTCTTCGAGCGACTCATCGAGAAGAACACGACGATTCCGACCGAGGAATCGAAGATCTTCACTACGGCGGCGGACAACCAGACCTCCGTCCAGGTTCGGGTCTTCCAAGGTGAGCGCGAACTCGCACAGAAA is a window of Natronorubrum sediminis DNA encoding:
- the grpE gene encoding nucleotide exchange factor GrpE, coding for MSEDEGTNTTAQGVSSEDHPEDGDAAARSAEESDAEPAPPADTESERAEGATDATAHTSANDVEPRTTPETSEDIQQLLEQLSEYDEDAAQQVNSIVEEARDLNRTVTNQREELEDLSERVNEQADTIEELRAELEARGEKLEEYEATEEDLKSRLKRKQADFQNYKKRAKKRQQQIKDRATEDLVERLIGVRDNMKRALEEESDDTDSLREGIEMTMREFDRILEDENVSEIDPDPGTESDPQRHEVMMRVDSDQPEGTIADVYTPGYEMGDKVIQNAQVTVSNGELEDLDDDSSEDDAGEQSDSAGDDTADSTSEADGDTSEDAGAMADEDGTDGDGNSGDGDDAGDGGDAIELGGEVETDADSRSAASEE
- the dnaK gene encoding molecular chaperone DnaK; this translates as MASNKILGIDLGTTNSAFAVMEGGDPEIIVNAEGERTTPSVVAFTDDDERLVGKPAKNQAIQNPEKTIASIKRHIGEDDYTVEIDDEEYTPEQISAMILQKIKRDAEEYLGDEVEKAVITVPAYFSDRQRQATKDAGEIAGFEVERIINEPTAASMAYGLDDDSDQTVLVYDLGGGTFDVSILDLGGGVYEVVATNGDNDLGGDDWDEAIIDWLAEEFEAENGVDLREDRQALQRLKDAAEEAKIELSSRKETEINLPFITATDDGPVHLEESLTRAKFESLTSDLIERTVEPTEQALEDAGYEKEDIDEVLLVGGSTRMPQVGEKVEELTGKEPQKNVNPDEAVSLGAAIQGGVLGGEVDDIVLLDVTPLSLGIEVKGGLFERLIEKNTTIPTEESKIFTTAADNQTSVQVRVFQGERELAQKNEMLGEFHLSGIPPAPAGTPQIEVMFSIDENGIVNVSAEDKGSGESEEITIEGGAGLSDSEIDKMQEEAEQHAEEDKKKRERIEARNTAEATIQRAETLLEENDEEVDDDLRSDIEAAIDDLEETIDDTDADAEDIEAATENLSTELQEIGKQMYQDAGGAGAGGAAGGAAGAGAAGGAAGAGPGGMGGGPNPGPGGAAADGEDEEFVDADFEDVDEDED